The genomic region GAATAGGAAAATCATTATTTTCTAAAGAGGAATGTCATCAGAAAATTGTTTGTCTTAATAGTTTTATTCTTTTAGAAAAAATGCCAGAATTTTCTAAAGTTCAGAAAGAATTGGAAAAATTAAGTAAAAATCATGAAAATATATTAGCAAAATTGGCAAAAGAATTTCATAAAAAGGCAGAAAAATTTCAAAAAAATAGAAATCCAATTCTTAAAAAAGAATTAGAAATATTACAATATAGGGCACAAGCATATCAAAAAAATGCTGCAGATGATTTATCTAAAAAACAAAATAAATTATTAGATCCTATTTATAAAAAAATAGAAAAAGCTATTAATATAGTAATGGAAAAAGACAAAACTATTGTTAGAGTTGATGATTGTAGTCCGGGTAAAGGTGTTTTAGTTAATAAAGGAATAGATATTACGGAAGATGTAAAAAAAGAATTGGGGTTTTAATAAAAAGAGAATGAATGGTATCTCCCGGAATCGAACCGGGGACACAAGGATTTTCAGTCCTTTGCTCTACCTACTGAGCTAAGATACCAACCCAAATAAAGAACAAAAATACAATAATAAAATAATAAGTAAAAAATTAAAAAGTTTATTTTTTTTATTAGTATTTTTTTTTCTTTCTTGTACAAGAAGAGAAATTTTTGTTAAATTTAAAAAAAATAAAAAAGAAATACCTAATAGAATTTTTATTCGTACAAGTATTTTATATAAAGAAAATGGAATTATTCGATCATTTATATATTCCCCAATTATAAAAGAATATTCCATTTATACATTATTTCCAAATGGATTAAAATTATTTATTTATAGAAAAAAAACAAATAAGTATACTTATCTTAGTGCAAATTGGGTTAAATCAATTGAAAAAATATTTTATCATATTAAAGGAAATATTATTATTATGAATTCTGATGGAGATTTTTTAAAAACGGAGGAAATATTTTGGAATAAAAAATATAAAAAAATATTTAATAATAAATATACAATTATATATTGTACCGATGGTACTGTATTAAAAGCTATGAATGGATTAGAAGCTACTGATGACCTAAAAAAAATTAGGTTAAAAAATATTAGTGGTATTTTTCCTATACAATAAAATATTCCTATGGCTTTTCATATTAGTATGGTATTCATTACTATACTTCTATCTGCATTTTTTTCTGGAATGGAAATGGCTTTAATTTCTTCCAGTTTATTTCAAATAGAATTAGAAAAAGAGAAAGATTCTTTTCGTTCTAAATTACTTTCCAAGAGTATTAAAACATCAAAAAAATTTATAACTACAATGTTAATTGGGAATACTATATCTTTGGTAGTATATGGAATTCATATGGAAAAATTATTTTTATATTTTTTTCCAAAATGGTTTTTAATTAACGATAATTTTTTTTTTATTTTTTTTTTAGAAACAATAGTTTCCGCTACTATTATTCTTATTTTTGGAGAATTTATTCCTAAAATTATCTTTAGCGCATATTCTAATGAATTATTAAGTTTATTGATTGTTCCTGTATATATTCTAGATAAAATTTTATCTCCTATTACAAATTCTATTATTTGGATTTCCAATATTTTTTTGAAATTTTTTGGAGAAAAAGAAGATAATAGAACTCAAATTTTTGATAAAGAAGATTTAATTTATTTTGTATCAGAAAATATAGAAAATAATATTCATGGTATAGTAGAATCGGAAGTAGAAATATTTCATAAAGCTTTAGATTTTTCTGAAAAAAAAGCGAGAGAATGTATGGTACCAAGAAAAGAAATAGTATCTTCCAATATATATACTTCTTCTATTGATAATATTCGTTATAAATTTACAGAAAAAGGACTATCAAAAATTATCATTTATAAAAATAATATAGATAATGTTATAGGATATATTCATTATTTAGAAATTTTGAAAAAACCAAAAAATATAGAATCTATAATTAGACCTGTAGAATTAGTTCATATGACTACTCCAATACGAGAAATAATGGATATTCTTATTAAGAAAAAAAAAAGTATAGCTATAGTATTGGATGAATATGGAGGAACAGCAGGAATGATAACAATAGAGGATATATTAGAAGAATTTCTTGGAGATATAAGAGATGAACATGATGAAATTAAATTTGTTGAAAAAAAATTTAATGATAATGAATTTTTATTTTCTGCTCGTTTAAAAATTGATTTTATTAACGCTAAATATAAATTAGGTATTCCAAAATCTGAGGAATATGAAACTTTAGGAGGTTTAATTGTTTTTCATACAGGATCTATTCCTAATAGTAAAGAAAAAATAATTATTGACGATATTTTGTATATTGAGATTAAAAAGGTCTCTAAAAATAAAATAGAAGAAGTTTTTCTTAGATTTATTAGAAAAAAAAATTTATAATAGATGAGTTTTTTAGAAAAAATTAGAAAAAATACATGGATTTTATTTATGTTTATAGGAATAGCTTTATTATCTTTTATATTAGATCCCAATATTTTATTTAAATTTTTTACTAGAAATTCTAATATTATTGGTCAAGTAAATGGAGAAAATATTTCTATAAAAGAATATGTTGATTGTTTTCAATTTTTAAAACGATTTCGTCAGGAAGAACCAGATTTTTATTTAAAAAATGAAGCTTGGAATTTATTAATTCATGAAAAATTATTAAATCAACAAGCATTAAAATTAGGATTACAAATTACAAATAAAGATTTTTGGAATGCTATATCTAAACAATCTATATATAGTTATATTTCTGAATTTCAAGATTCTAATGGAAATTTAGATATGAATAAATTTCAATTATATTTAAAAAAATTGGAAAAAAAAAATATTGTAACTAATTCTCAAATTGAAGAAGAAAAAAATATTTGGTCTTATGAAAAAAATAATATTCCAAAAAGAATTCTTGCAAAAAAATATATAGAAATGCTAATGTATGGATTAAATACTTCCTCGTTAGAAGCGGAATTGAATTATAAAGAAAAGAATTCTTTTTCTATTGTTGATTATATTTTTATTCCTTATTCAGAAATAGAACATAAATATAATATTTATTTAGAAGATTCTGAAATTAAAAACTATATAAAAAAACATAAATTCCTTTATAAAAAAGAAGATTTAAGAAGTCTTAGTTTTGCAATTATTCGATCAAAACCTTCTTTAGAAGATGAGAGGGATATGGAAAATAAAATGAAGGAATTATTTAAAAAATTTAAATATACCAATCAAAATTCTATTTTTGTTTCCAAACAATCTGAAAAATCTTTTGACCCAAATTTTTATTTAAAAAAAAATCTTCCTATTTTTTTGCAAAATTTTATTATTCAAAAAAATAAAAATGGAAGTATGTTTGGTCCTTTAAAAATAGGGAATACATATATAATGGCAAAAATTATTGGAAAAAAAATGATATCTGATTCTGTTTTATCAAGCCATATATTGATTTCTCATAAAAATGCTATACGTTCTTCTAATAAAAGAACTGAAAAAAAAGCTGAAGAAATTGCTAAAAAAATATATAATATACTTAAAAAAGATCCTTCTAAATTTGATTCTTTAGTTCAAGAAAAATCTGATGATACAGTTAATGATAAAAAGAATAAAGGAAGTTTAGGATGGTTAAAATATGAAGAACAAAATTCTTTTGGTACATTTAATATTTTTGATGAAAAAAATAAAAATGGAACAATTGGATTAACAAAAACTGAATATGGATATCATATTTTAAAAATCGATAAAAAAAGTCCTATTGAATCTGCTTATCAATTTGCTGTAATTATAAAAACACTTATTCCATCTAAAACAACGGAAAATTTTATTTCTAATAATGTTAGAAAATTTATTATAAAAAATAAAAATTCTAATTTGAATACATTTATTAAAAATGCAAGAAAAAAAGAATATGAAACTATTTTTTTGAAAAATGTTAGATATAATCAATGGATAATAAGTGATTTAAATACAGAATTAGATAGAGAAATTATTAATTGGTCTTTTGAAAATAAAAGAAAGGAAAGAGATATAAAAATAATATATAATTCAAATAGAGATTGTATTATTATTTATCTTTCAAAAATTCAAAAAAGAGTATTTCCTATTGAAAAAATAAAAAATAACTTAACTAGATTTCTTAGAAAAAAGAAAATAGAAAAATTATTATACAATATAATAGAAAAAAATCTATTTCTAAGTAAATTTAAGAAAAAAATAGCTATTTTTATTTTTACTAAAAAAATAAAAAAAAATTATAAAATAAATTTTTCTGATTCTATGATTAATAATTATAAAGAGCCTAAAGTAGTTGGTTATTCTTTTTCTTTAAAATTAAAAAATACTTCTAAACCTATTTTTGGTAAAAATGGAATTTTTTTTATAAAACCATTAAAGAATATTTATAATTATAAACAACCTTCTTATTTTTCTTATGAAATAGAAGTTTTAAATTCTTTTTTGAGAAAAAAAATTTTAGAATCTTTAGCAAAAAAATTGATAAATAATTCGAAAATAAAAGATTATAGAACTAATTTTTAATTACGTTTTATAGAGGAATATATTTTTGATTTTTTAATAGATTTTTGTTTTTTTTCATAATAAGAATTAATATTATTTTTACTTATTTCATTTTGAATTTTATTTTTTGCATTTCTTAAATATCTTATTCCTTCTCCCATACTACGAGCTATATCCGGTATTTTTTTGGGTCCAAATATAATTATAGCTATAAAAATAATAAAAAAACTTTCTTCAATACTAATAAATAAAAAATTTATCATTTTTTTTTCTGATTTTTATTAGATAAATCATATACTATAGACGATGCTATAAATATAGAAGAATAAGTTCCAATTCCTATTCCAAGAAACAAAGCTAACATAAAACCACGAATAGTAGTTCCTCCAAAGAAAAAAATAGTACAAATAACTAACATAGTTATGAATGATGTATTCATAGTTCTGGTTAAAGTTTGATTAATTCCATTATTTATAATTTTATAAAAAGAAATTGAAGAAGGTGTAATTTTTAATATTTTTCGAATTTTATCATAAACAATGACTGTATCATTGATAGAATAACCAATTATAGTCAATAAAGCTGCAATAAAAGTTTGATCTATTTCTAGAATAGGAATCCATTTATGAAAAAAAGAAAATATTCCAAGAACAATAATTATGTCATGTAGTAAAGAAATTAAAGCACCTAAACCAAATTGCCATTTTTTAAATCTAATAAAAATATAAAAAAATATTACTAATAATGATAAAAATATTGAAATAAATGCATTATTAGTAATATCTTTAGCTATAATAGGTCCAACTTTTTCGATAGATAAAATACCTAAAGATTTTTCTTTTCCTAATATTTTAAAACTATTAAAATCAATAGTATTAAAATAAGGTTTTAATGTCATAAACATTTTTTCCAAAATTTCTCTGTCTACTTTATTACTTTCATTCCGTATTTTATATTTAGTTATTACCTTCAATTGATTTTCATTACCAAATGTTTTGACTTCTGGAAATGATGGTATTCCATTTTCTATAAAAGATTTGGACAAAAGGTAAGATATTTTTTCTGGAATAACTTTATGATCAAAACGAATAAGATAAGAACGTCCTCCAACAAAATCTATTCCCAAGTTCAATCCTTTATAAAAAAGTGATAAAAAACTAATAATAATACAGATAAAGGATATAGTATAAGTTAATTTTCTTTGAGATAAAAAATCCCATTGAATATTTTTAATCTTATTAATTAATATTTTGTGGTAGTTAAAGGAAATATTTTTATACTTATTTAAATGAAATTCTAAGAATAATCTTACTAAAAAAATAGAAGTAAACATAGAAGTAAAAATTCCAATAATCAATGTCGTAGAAAATCCTTTAATAGGACCTATTCCAAAGTAAAATAAAATACAACCACATAATAGAGTAGTTATTTGACCATCAATAACAGAAGATAATGCTCCATTTATAGTATAGCTATTGTAAATAGCTATACGTATAGAATTTCCTTTTTTTATCTCTTCTTTAATTTTTTCATAAAAAAGAACATTAGCATCCATAGACATTGCTAATGTTAATATTATTCCAGAAATTCCAGGAAAAGTTAATACAGCATTGATAGATATTAGAATTCCAAATATAAATATTAAATTAAAAATTAATGCTATATTAGCATATAAACCAGGAATATAATAATAAAAAAATATCCAAATAAACACGAAAAATATAGATATAAAAAATGAAAATATTCCTTTTTGAACAGATTCTTTTCCTAAAGATGGACCTATTATTTCAGATTGAATTATTTTTACTGAAGTAGGTAATTTTCCAGCATTTAATATGTTTACTAAGTCTTCAGATTCTTGTAAAGATAAATGTCCTGATATTTGGGACATACCATTGGGGATTATTGATTTAACAATTGGAGCTGTATAAACTAAATTATCTAGAACTATAGCTATATTTTTTCCAATATTTTTTTCAGTAAGCATTTTCCAATTTCTAGATCCAATCTGATTCATTTTTATATTAACAATTATTTCATTAAAGGGACCAAAAGATTTATATGCTTTAACAATCATATCTCCATTTAACGGATAAATTTCTTTTTCATAATTTGTTTTTTTTATAGAAAATAATTGAAAAAATTTTTTATTTTTATATTGATTTTTTTTATATCCCCAAAAAAATTTTATATCTCGTAAATTATATGGTAAAGATTCTTTAGATTCATTTGAATTCAAAAATTCATTAACTATTTTCAAATATTTTTGATTTACTAAACCTACAATTGGATTATTAGTATATTTAATAATATGAGGAATGTTTAATATATCTATTAAAGATTTATTTTCATTAATTTTATTTTTGAAAAATTTTTTATTTATATCTTCAAAATATGGAATAATTTCCTGTAAACTATATATTTCAAAAAAATTTAATTCAGCTTTTTTTTGCAAAATATTTTTTATTCTATCGACATTTTTTATCCCAGATAATTCTATTAAAATTTTATTTGAATTATTAATTTTTTGTATATTCGGATGAATAACTCCAAATTTATCTATTCTAGATCTAAGAATATTATAAGTGGAAGTAATAGATTGATCTATCTTTTTT from Blattabacterium sp. (Cryptocercus punctulatus) str. Cpu harbors:
- a CDS encoding OmpH family outer membrane protein, which gives rise to MKKNTIFYCLLFFFLFGIGKSLFSKEECHQKIVCLNSFILLEKMPEFSKVQKELEKLSKNHENILAKLAKEFHKKAEKFQKNRNPILKKELEILQYRAQAYQKNAADDLSKKQNKLLDPIYKKIEKAINIVMEKDKTIVRVDDCSPGKGVLVNKGIDITEDVKKELGF
- a CDS encoding hemolysin family protein, producing MAFHISMVFITILLSAFFSGMEMALISSSLFQIELEKEKDSFRSKLLSKSIKTSKKFITTMLIGNTISLVVYGIHMEKLFLYFFPKWFLINDNFFFIFFLETIVSATIILIFGEFIPKIIFSAYSNELLSLLIVPVYILDKILSPITNSIIWISNIFLKFFGEKEDNRTQIFDKEDLIYFVSENIENNIHGIVESEVEIFHKALDFSEKKARECMVPRKEIVSSNIYTSSIDNIRYKFTEKGLSKIIIYKNNIDNVIGYIHYLEILKKPKNIESIIRPVELVHMTTPIREIMDILIKKKKSIAIVLDEYGGTAGMITIEDILEEFLGDIRDEHDEIKFVEKKFNDNEFLFSARLKIDFINAKYKLGIPKSEEYETLGGLIVFHTGSIPNSKEKIIIDDILYIEIKKVSKNKIEEVFLRFIRKKNL
- a CDS encoding peptidylprolyl isomerase, producing the protein MSFLEKIRKNTWILFMFIGIALLSFILDPNILFKFFTRNSNIIGQVNGENISIKEYVDCFQFLKRFRQEEPDFYLKNEAWNLLIHEKLLNQQALKLGLQITNKDFWNAISKQSIYSYISEFQDSNGNLDMNKFQLYLKKLEKKNIVTNSQIEEEKNIWSYEKNNIPKRILAKKYIEMLMYGLNTSSLEAELNYKEKNSFSIVDYIFIPYSEIEHKYNIYLEDSEIKNYIKKHKFLYKKEDLRSLSFAIIRSKPSLEDERDMENKMKELFKKFKYTNQNSIFVSKQSEKSFDPNFYLKKNLPIFLQNFIIQKNKNGSMFGPLKIGNTYIMAKIIGKKMISDSVLSSHILISHKNAIRSSNKRTEKKAEEIAKKIYNILKKDPSKFDSLVQEKSDDTVNDKKNKGSLGWLKYEEQNSFGTFNIFDEKNKNGTIGLTKTEYGYHILKIDKKSPIESAYQFAVIIKTLIPSKTTENFISNNVRKFIIKNKNSNLNTFIKNARKKEYETIFLKNVRYNQWIISDLNTELDREIINWSFENKRKERDIKIIYNSNRDCIIIYLSKIQKRVFPIEKIKNNLTRFLRKKKIEKLLYNIIEKNLFLSKFKKKIAIFIFTKKIKKNYKINFSDSMINNYKEPKVVGYSFSLKLKNTSKPIFGKNGIFFIKPLKNIYNYKQPSYFSYEIEVLNSFLRKKILESLAKKLINNSKIKDYRTNF
- a CDS encoding twin-arginine translocase TatA/TatE family subunit, translated to MINFLFISIEESFFIIFIAIIIFGPKKIPDIARSMGEGIRYLRNAKNKIQNEISKNNINSYYEKKQKSIKKSKIYSSIKRN
- the secD gene encoding protein translocase subunit SecD, with the protein product MRIRNFFTIFTVISLTIICLYYIFFSFYPSKLGKEAYVDSNVNLENEKKIGLLKNKTINLGLDLKGGISMILEISEKDLLKKFSDNSKNPIFLKSLEKTDKKKENNPNIDYFSSFLKYFYKEREKMNIDFSLSDLFGIKSHIEEINYNSSNKEIENIIKKKIDQSITSTYNILRSRIDKFGVIHPNIQKINNSNKILIELSGIKNVDRIKNILQKKAELNFFEIYSLQEIIPYFEDINKKFFKNKINENKSLIDILNIPHIIKYTNNPIVGLVNQKYLKIVNEFLNSNESKESLPYNLRDIKFFWGYKKNQYKNKKFFQLFSIKKTNYEKEIYPLNGDMIVKAYKSFGPFNEIIVNIKMNQIGSRNWKMLTEKNIGKNIAIVLDNLVYTAPIVKSIIPNGMSQISGHLSLQESEDLVNILNAGKLPTSVKIIQSEIIGPSLGKESVQKGIFSFFISIFFVFIWIFFYYYIPGLYANIALIFNLIFIFGILISINAVLTFPGISGIILTLAMSMDANVLFYEKIKEEIKKGNSIRIAIYNSYTINGALSSVIDGQITTLLCGCILFYFGIGPIKGFSTTLIIGIFTSMFTSIFLVRLFLEFHLNKYKNISFNYHKILINKIKNIQWDFLSQRKLTYTISFICIIISFLSLFYKGLNLGIDFVGGRSYLIRFDHKVIPEKISYLLSKSFIENGIPSFPEVKTFGNENQLKVITKYKIRNESNKVDREILEKMFMTLKPYFNTIDFNSFKILGKEKSLGILSIEKVGPIIAKDITNNAFISIFLSLLVIFFYIFIRFKKWQFGLGALISLLHDIIIVLGIFSFFHKWIPILEIDQTFIAALLTIIGYSINDTVIVYDKIRKILKITPSSISFYKIINNGINQTLTRTMNTSFITMLVICTIFFFGGTTIRGFMLALFLGIGIGTYSSIFIASSIVYDLSNKNQKKK